The segment GGTCAGCGTGGAGCAAGACCTCATTGCAACAGGATACCAGTGAATGGTGAAATACAGTCTTCAGAGCCTATTCCAATAGCATTAAGACCATCTTCAGCGTTGTCTGGAACAAAATCTCCACCAATCTCTAGTGGAGTAAATGCTGATAACTGTAGCCAAAGATCTTTTCAAATCTCCTCAGAGTACAAGACTTCTGAGAGCCCAAGTAACATAAACTGCATTTTGCCACCTGTAAATGTTCATGAAAGCACAGATTATGAAaatctagaaaacaaaatggcagcCAGGCAGGAAGTGGAAAACTATCCTCAAAATTCATTACTAGTTGTGCAGAAAATATCAGAAGAAATAGAATGCGACAATGCAGGGGAGAAAAATCTAAACAAATACAATAGGAGTGATGTTTCCACACCACCTTATGGTACTGACATCAATTTGCAGGCTAATGGTATAATTTTATCACAAAGCTTATCTTATGCTTCTTCATTTTCATGTGTAAGTAGGCCATCACAGACTTTAACCAACATGGATGAGCCTTCAGTCCTATACGACCGCTTACCACTGCCTCAGCACACTATAGTTCAGCGTTCAACATCTCTGTCCCCAAAACGTTTATCTCCAGAAGCAGCATCGCACTTTTGTACATCTCTGCATGGTCCAAAAGAAGCGCACTATAGGCAGCAAACGGCTTACCCTTATGTACAGCTTCACCTGCCACAGCATCAGTATGGCTCCTCTCATAGCCACCATTACTATCCCTTCCAAGACAGCCACTCACATTCATATCAACCCATTTCAAATATGTACCAGCCTGAGTTTCCTAGAGAAGTAGCAACGCCTCAGGAGGCTCATCTTTCTGTTAAGTATGAAACATGTGATGAACAGCCTGAAGATCTTTCAATAAAACCGATAGCCAGAAAAATGCTACAGCAGAAAACCTGTGGATGATTCGTAACTCTATGTTGATGTGGAAAAGACATGAAAAATTGCTCAGAGACATTTATTGTTAATAAAGAAAAACTGTGAtgccctttctttttttaaaaacaaaaagcaaaaaaaaaaaaagaaaggatttCTTCTGACTTTCAAACTGTCACATTGAAATCAGTCTTTCACCCAACAGTTTAGAAGTATATTAAAGctacatttttaaacaatagcactgcacacaaaaaatgtaacaGCCATTTAGGTGAATTAATATCAAATCTATGACAATAGTAaatcaaatatatattaatttggggggcgcggtggctgagaggattaagcgcttggtttctgaacctgaagtcttgggtttgaatattggtgaagactaggatttagaatttcaggatttttaaggtgcccgt is part of the Biomphalaria glabrata chromosome 10, xgBioGlab47.1, whole genome shotgun sequence genome and harbors:
- the LOC106074571 gene encoding uncharacterized protein LOC106074571 isoform X3 yields the protein MYYLLTHHWGSRQIPTDCYVGLQLVTVPPNQQNDVISSPPTQGSKSPYISILPRNKDGIVSKMSCSESMDSSSSQPMDSKESNISLSQGVPTSMLSPAPSERCTSDSENGSPQHNSDPEMEAEFDPEHPTDDGVCRLLWEFIYQLLLDGEKYSKFVLWESEKDLTFRINNPNELAEFWGKQKNRTNMTYEKLSRALRYYYKMDIIKKVPGKRLTYQFLQHPKKIRKGQRGARPHCNRIPVNGEIQSSEPIPIALRPSSALSGTKSPPISSGVNADNCSQRSFQISSEYKTSESPSNINCILPPVNVHESTDYENLENKMAARQEVENYPQNSLLVVQKISEEIECDNAGEKNLNKYNRSDVSTPPYGTDINLQANGIILSQSLSYASSFSCVSRPSQTLTNMDEPSVLYDRLPLPQHTIVQRSTSLSPKRLSPEAASHFCTSLHGPKEAHYRQQTAYPYVQLHLPQHQYGSSHSHHYYPFQDSHSHSYQPISNMYQPEFPREVATPQEAHLSVKYETCDEQPEDLSIKPIARKMLQQKTCG